A window of Hevea brasiliensis isolate MT/VB/25A 57/8 chromosome 14, ASM3005281v1, whole genome shotgun sequence contains these coding sequences:
- the LOC131172645 gene encoding GATA transcription factor 26-like isoform X1, with product MGKQGPCYHCGTNSTPLWRNGPPEKPVLCNACGSRYRIRGSLANYTPKHAQGQPTAKRVRIKSKSAPKKCKLISTEENFSIDVCHSPASDDFTTNKSSSESATSCSQSCYNVKEEENGGESPGGLIQGSLWKSGIPSRKRSVNVQRCLTPIERLQRELCNILKNDPSILSENEEDDLLIYNANKLQVSCNEIGLGGFLLKPNTTTTTITTTTEVAPPPAEPEKHSSAVDIKDSALIESQIDPHHPWVGFKKIEPVADG from the exons ATGGGAAAACAAGGGCCTTGTTATCATTGTGGCACTAATA GCACTCCACTATGGAGAAATGGGCCACCTGAGAAGCCAGTGTTATGCAATGCCTGTGGATCAAGGTACAGGATTAGAGGAAGTCTTGCAAACTATACACCTAAGCATGCCCAAGGACAACCAACTGCTAAAAGGGTAAGAATTAAATCCAAGTCGGCTCCAAAGAAATGCAAATTGATAAGCACTGAAGAAAACTTCTCCATTGACGTTTGCCATTCTCCTGCTTCTGATGATTTTACAACCAATAAATCTAGCTCAGAATCTGCAACATCATGTTCCCAGAGCTGCTACAAtgtaaaagaagaagagaatggaGGTGAAAGTCCAG GTGGATTAATCCAGGGAAGCTTGTGGAAGTCTGGTATACCTTCAAGAAAGAGGTCTGTAAATGTTCAACGCTGTCTTACACCCATTGAAAGACTTCAAAGGGAGCTTTGCAATATTTTGAAGAATGATCCTTCCATCTTGTCTGAAAATGAAGAGGATGATCTTCTCATTTATAATGCAAACAAACTGCAAGTATCCTGCAATGAAATTGGCCTTGGAGGCTTTCTTCTCAAACCCAATACCACCACCACTACTATTACTACTACCACAGAAGTTGCACCACCACCAGCTGAGCCTGAGAAACACTCCTCAGCAGTAGATATCAAGGATTCTGCTTTAATTGAGTCTCAAATAGATCCTCATCATCCAT GGGTGGGTTTCAAGAAAATTGAACCAGTTGCAGATGGCTAG
- the LOC131172647 gene encoding uncharacterized protein At5g64816-like, translated as MVDPWWTLLGAAIPAIIAGQAFRMKKKSVEEQRLKSARGREKSSDEIFVCERVCTSKRMLKKVGAFSKDPTVDSCVTVCGVSELDACADACARTFCVNQHQVPNWNDVCLKRCQNECLRLSNSSVAS; from the coding sequence ATGGTGGATCCATGGTGGACTCTGTTAGGTGCGGCCATACCAGCCATAATTGCAGGTCAAGCTTtcagaatgaagaagaagagtgTTGAAGAGCAAAGGTTAAAGAGTGCTAGAGGACGTGAAAAAAGCTCTGATGAAATTTTTGTTTGTGAAAGGGTATGCACTTCGAAAAGGATGTTAAAAAAGGTTGGTGCTTTTTCTAAAGACCCAACTGTTGATTCTTGTGTCACTGTTTGTGGTGTTTCTGAACTTGATGCTTGTGCTGATGCTTGTGCAAGAACTTTTTGTGTTAATCAACATCAAGTACCCAATTGGAATGATGTCTGTTTAAAGAGGTGCCAAAATGAGTGCCTTAGGCTGTCTAATTCCTCTGTTGCTTCTTGA
- the LOC131172646 gene encoding uncharacterized protein At5g64816-like gives MVDPWWALLGAAIPAIIAGQAFRMKKKSVEEQRLKSARGREKSSDEIFVCERVCTSKRMLKKVGTFSNDPTVDSCVTVCGVSELDACADACARTVCVNQHQVPNWNDVCLRRCQNECLRLSNSSVAS, from the coding sequence ATGGTGGATCCATGGTGGGCTCTGTTAGGTGCGGCCATACCAGCCATAATTGCAGGTCAAGCTTtcagaatgaagaagaagagtgTTGAAGAGCAAAGGTTAAAGAGTGCTAGAGGACGTGAAAAAAGCTCTGATGAAATTTTTGTTTGTGAAAGGGTATGCACTTCGAAAAGGATGTTAAAAAAGGTTGGTACTTTTTCTAACGACCCAACTGTTGATTCTTGTGTCACTGTTTGTGGTGTTTCTGAACTTGATGCTTGTGCTGATGCTTGTGCAAGAACTGTTTGTGTTAATCAACATCAAGTACCCAATTGGAATGATGTCTGTTTAAGGAGGTGCCAAAATGAGTGCCTTAGGCTGTCTAATTCCTCTGTTGCTTCTTGA
- the LOC131172645 gene encoding uncharacterized protein LOC131172645 isoform X2: protein MSIVSIWENKGLVIIVALIALHYGEMGHLRSQCYAMPVDQGTGLEEVLQTIHLSMPKDNQLLKGSESATSCSQSCYNVKEEENGGESPGGLIQGSLWKSGIPSRKRSVNVQRCLTPIERLQRELCNILKNDPSILSENEEDDLLIYNANKLQVSCNEIGLGGFLLKPNTTTTTITTTTEVAPPPAEPEKHSSAVDIKDSALIESQIDPHHPWVGFKKIEPVADG from the exons ATGAGCATTGTGTCAATATGGGAAAACAAGGGCCTTGTTATCATTGTGGCACTAATA GCACTCCACTATGGAGAAATGGGCCACCTGAGAAGCCAGTGTTATGCAATGCCTGTGGATCAAGGTACAGGATTAGAGGAAGTCTTGCAAACTATACACCTAAGCATGCCCAAGGACAACCAACTGCTAAAAGG CTCAGAATCTGCAACATCATGTTCCCAGAGCTGCTACAAtgtaaaagaagaagagaatggaGGTGAAAGTCCAG GTGGATTAATCCAGGGAAGCTTGTGGAAGTCTGGTATACCTTCAAGAAAGAGGTCTGTAAATGTTCAACGCTGTCTTACACCCATTGAAAGACTTCAAAGGGAGCTTTGCAATATTTTGAAGAATGATCCTTCCATCTTGTCTGAAAATGAAGAGGATGATCTTCTCATTTATAATGCAAACAAACTGCAAGTATCCTGCAATGAAATTGGCCTTGGAGGCTTTCTTCTCAAACCCAATACCACCACCACTACTATTACTACTACCACAGAAGTTGCACCACCACCAGCTGAGCCTGAGAAACACTCCTCAGCAGTAGATATCAAGGATTCTGCTTTAATTGAGTCTCAAATAGATCCTCATCATCCAT GGGTGGGTTTCAAGAAAATTGAACCAGTTGCAGATGGCTAG